The sequence GTTCCGGTGGGGCTGCTTTTCCTGCCGCAACTGTGGTGGCTGTGGTCCACCTCCGGCGGCATCGCACAGGGCGGCGGCATCACGCTGATCTTCATTGCCGTCATCAAGCTGGCCCGGGACCAGGCCGCTGCGGGCCGAATGTCCGCCACCGTCCAGGGGCTGGGCTACTGCCTCGCAGCCGTGGCCCCGCCGCTGCTGGGATTTGTCCACGACAGCTCTGGATCCTGGACGCCGGCCCTGCTGGTCATCCTGGGTTCGGTGCTGGCCTTCTTTGTCGGAACCACGCTCTCCGTGCGGAAGGTGCCGAAGGGCCGCTGAGGCGACCCGCCGCCGTCGGACGTTCCGTCGCCCCCGACGCCCGCTCACTTCTTGCACTAAACGGTGAAACGCCCGCTCACTTCTTGCACCAAATGGCGGAACGCCCGATCACTTTCTTTGGGAAAGTGAGCGGGCGTTTCGGGTTTTCCTTCAGTAAGTGAGCGGGGGTGTGAGGGGTGTTCCGTTGCCGGGCCGGCGCCCCGGATTTCGGGGGGCCTGTTGCGAAGGGCGTGCCGGCCCGGCAAACGGAGGTTTGGTTACGCCGCGGCGAGCTCCTCGACGGTGGCCTTTTCGCGGGCCTCGGTCAGGTAGCGGGCGTAGGCGGGGAGGGTGAGGAAGGAAGGGAACTCACGGCTGAGGGTGACTTCCTCGAAGATGTCGCGGGCGTCCTCGAACCTGTCGCCGTCGAAGCGCTCCAGCCGGGCGAATTCCTCGTCCAGGAGTTCTTCCACCCACTCGTGGCTGACGATCTCGCCCTGGTCGGTGATGGCCCGGGCGTGGATCCACTGCCACAGCTGGGAGCGGGAGATCTCCGCGGTGGCGGCGTCCTCCATGAGGTTGTGGATGGCCACTGCGCCGTTGCCGCGAAGCCAGGATTCGATGTAGCGGATGCCCACTTCGATGTTGTTCCGGATGCCCTGCTCGGTGATGGTGCCGGTGGTCGCGGCAACGTCGATCAGGGCACGGTCGTCCGGCGTGACGTCCTCGCGGAGCCGGTCCAGCTGGTTCGGCTTGGTGCCCAGGACGCCGTCGAACACCTCGCGGCACACGGGCACCAGGTCCGGGTGCGCCACCCAGGAGCCGTCGAAGCCATCGTTGGCCTCGCGGGTCTTGTCTGCGCGGACCTTCTCCAGGGCGTTGGCGTTGGCTTCGGGGTCCTTGCGGTTGGGGACGGCTGCCGCCATGCCGCCGATGGCCATGGCGCCGCGCTTGTGGCAGGCCCGGACCAGCTGTTCGGTGTAGGCGCGCATGAACGGCTGGGTCATGGTCACCTGGCCGCGGTCCGGGAGAACGAAGCGGGGCCCGCGGGTGCGGAAGTTCTTGATCAGGGAGAAGATGTAGTCCCAACGGCCGGCGTTCAGGCCTGCCGCGTGGTCGCGCAGTTCATAGAGGATCTCCTCCATTTCGAACGCTGCGGTGATGGTTTCGATAAGCACCGTGGCGCGGATGGTGCCCTGCGGGATGCCGAGCAGGTCCTGCGCCAGGATGAAGATATCGTTCCACAGCCGGGCTTCGAGGTGGTTCTCGATCTTGGGCAGGTAGAAGTACGGGCCCTTGCCCTGCGCGAGGAGGCGGCGGGCGTTGTGGAAGAAGAACAGGCCGAAGTCCACGATGCCGCCGGCGATGGGCTGGCCGTCGATGAGCATGTGCTTTTCCGGCAGGTGCCAGCCGCGGGGGCGGACCACGATGGTGGGCAGGTCCCCGGCCGGGCGGAGCTTGTACTCCTTGCCTTCTTCGGTGGTGAAGTCGATCCGGCGCTCCAGGGCGTCGGTGAGGTTCAGCTGGCCCTTGATGACGTTCCGCCACGTGGGGGTGGAGGAGTCTTCCATGTCCGCGAGCCATACCTTGGCACCGGAGTTCAGGGCGTTGATGGTCATTTTCTTGTCCACCGGGCCCGTGATCTCGACCCGGCGGTCCTCCAGGCCGGGGGCGGGGGGAGCGACCCGCCAGGACGGATTATTCCGGATGTGCTCGGTTTCCCGCAGGAACCGCGGGTCCGCTCCGGCGGCAATATCGGCCCGCCGGGTGCGCCGCGCCTGGAGCAGTTCCTGCCGGCGGTCGGCGGTGGCCCGGTGCAGCTTCGCGATGAACGACAGGGCGTCCGGCGTCAGCACCTCGTCCTGCCGGCAAATCGGCTGCGCGGTCAGGGTAATGCCATTGATCGTAAAACTATCGGTGAAGCTGTTCATCTCAGTCTCCTTAAAGACGAAAGGGAAGTTCGACGGCGGGTAGCGGCAGGGCGGCGACTGAGGCACGAGGCCGAGGAGCCGGTGTCGCGGCAGCCTGCGTAAAAGGGGCCCTGTGCCCGCCCCCGACCGAGTTCTACGAGGTCATGGGGCGGGCGTGGGGAATAGCAGGCAGAGCGACGTCGGTCCGAAGGCCGGAGGCGACACCCGCCGTCGTAAGTTGCTAGTGGAACTGGCCCTCTTCGGTGGATCCCACGAGGGCGAGGGTCGACGCGTTCGGGTTGAGCGCCGTGGAGATGGTGTCGAAGTAGCCGGTGCCGACTTCGCGCTGGTGCTTGGTTGCGGTGTAGCCGCGGGATTCGGAGGCGAATTCCTTTTCCTGGAGTTCGACGTAGGCGCTCATGCCTTCACGGGCGTAGCCGTGGGCGAGGTCGAACATCGAGTAGTTCAGGGCGTGGAAGCCGGCCAGGGTGATGAACTGGAAGGTGAAGCCCATGGCGCCGAGTTCGCGCTGGAACTTGGCGATGGTGGCGTCGTCCAGGTGCTTGCGCCAGTTGAAGGACGGCGAGCAGTTGTAGGAGAGCATCTGGTCCGGGAACTCGGCCTTGACGGACTCCGCGAACTTGCGGGCCAGTTCCAGGTCCGGGGTTCCCGTTTCCATCCAGATGAGGTCGGAGTAGGGGGCGTAGGCCTTGGCGCGGGCGATGCAGGGTTCGATGCCGTTGCGGACCTTGTAGAAGCCCTCGGCGGTGCGCTCGCCGGTGATGAATTCCTGGTCGCGCTCGTCGACGTCGGAGGTGATCAGGGTGGCGGCCTCGGCGTCGGTGCGGGCAATGACGACCGTGGGGGTGCCTGCGACATCTGCCGCCAGGCGGGCGGCGTTCAGGGTGCGGACGTGCTGCTGGGTGGGGATCAGGACCTTGCCGCCGAGGTGGCCGCACTTCTTCTCCGAGGCGAGCTGGTCTTCCCAGTGAACACCTGCTGCGCCGGCCTGGATCATGGATTTCATGAGTTCGTAGGCGTTCAGCGGACCACCGAAGCCGGCTTCGGCGTCGGCAACAATCGGCACCAGCCAGTCCTCGACCGTCTGGATGCCCTCGGAGAACTCGATCTGGTCTGCGCGGAGCAGGGCGTTGTTGATGCGGCGGACCACGGTGGGGACGGAGTTGGCCGGGTAGAGCGACTGGTCCGGGTAGGTGTGGCCGGAGTTGTTGGCGTCGGCCGCGACCTGCCAGCCGGAAAGGTAGATGGCGCGCAGGCCCGCCTTGACCTGCTGCACGGCCTGGTTGCCGGTGAGGGCGCCCAGGGCGTTGGTGTAGCCGCCGGTCTTGTGCTCCTCGGTGAGCTGCTTCCACAGCTTTTCCGAGCCGCGGCGGGCCAGCGTCTGCTCTTCGGTGACGCGGCCGCGGAGGCGGACGACGTCGGAGGCTGAGTAGTCCCGGGTCACACCTTCCCAGCGGGGGTTGGCGGCCCACTCGAGCTCCAGGGCGGCGGCCTGCTCTTCGGGCGTCTGCTGGGTGGGCTCAAATGCTGCAGTCATCGTTGATCTCCTTGATTGAGCTCCGGATGGAGTAGGTGGGAACCGCTTCGTTGAGGTTCCCACCGGCTTATCCGGTGCGGTGTTTCTTTCCGTGACAACTACTTTTCAGCACTTTCAACCCCCTTTCTAGATGAAAAGTCTGGAAAGAATTGCACTTCTTCACGTATTCTTCATAAATGTCGCCTTCAAGCTGGAACAGGGACGTTTCCCAGCCACCGTCAGCCGCCGCAGCGGAACTTGACGTCATTGCGCTGGGCCGCCGCGTCCGCCATCTCCGCAAACAAGCCGGGCTCACGCTCGATGACCTGGGTGCCGCCGTCGGGACCGCTCCCAGCCAGCTGAGCCTGGTCGAGAACGGCAAGCGGGAGCCCAAGCTGACGCTGCTCCAGCACTTGGCAGCAGCGCTGAATGTCAGCATCGACCAGCTGCTCGGGGCCGAGCCGCCCAGCCGCCGAGCCGCCCTGGAAATCGAGCTGGAGCGCTACCAGCGCGGGCCGCTGTACGAGTCGCTGGACCTGCCCAAAATCCGCATCAGTTCGCGGCTTCCGCTGGATGTGCTGGAGGCCCAGGTGGGACTGCTGCACGAGCTGGAACGGAAGATGAACGAGCAGGTGGCCACCCCGGAGGAAGCCCGCCGCGCCAACGGCGAACTGCGGGCCATGATGCGGGAGCGCGGCAACTATTTCCCTGAGTACGAGGCAGAGGCGCAGAAGGTCCTCAAGGAGGTGGGTTACACCGCAGGTCCGCTGAGCCAGCACGTCATCGCGGACATCGCCGAGCATCTCGGTTTCACCCTGCATCACGTGGGGGATTTGCCGCATTCCACCCGTTCCGTGACGGATTTGAAGAACCGCAAAATTTACCTGACGCAGAGCCAGCGGCAGGACCACGACCCACGCTCGGTGCTGCTGCAGGCCTTGGGCCACTATGTCCTGGGCCATGAAACGCCCAAGAACTACGGTGACTTCCTGGCCCAGCGGGTCGCCACCAATTACTTCGCCGCCGCCCTGCTCCTGCCCGAGCAGGCAACCGTCGAATTTCTGCAAAAAGCCAAAGCAGCCAAGGA comes from Pseudarthrobacter sp. NIBRBAC000502770 and encodes:
- a CDS encoding helix-turn-helix transcriptional regulator → MSPSSWNRDVSQPPSAAAAELDVIALGRRVRHLRKQAGLTLDDLGAAVGTAPSQLSLVENGKREPKLTLLQHLAAALNVSIDQLLGAEPPSRRAALEIELERYQRGPLYESLDLPKIRISSRLPLDVLEAQVGLLHELERKMNEQVATPEEARRANGELRAMMRERGNYFPEYEAEAQKVLKEVGYTAGPLSQHVIADIAEHLGFTLHHVGDLPHSTRSVTDLKNRKIYLTQSQRQDHDPRSVLLQALGHYVLGHETPKNYGDFLAQRVATNYFAAALLLPEQATVEFLQKAKAAKEIAVEDIRDAFAVSYETAAHRFTNLATKHLGITTHFQKTHQSGIIYKAYENDGVNFPQDHTGAIEGQPSCKAWTSRAVFDVPDKFSAYSQYTDTPSGTYWCTARTERSASGEFSLSIGVPYQHVKWFRGRETTARATSNCPDPKCCKRPPAELANQWAGNAWPSARAHSHLLAAMPPGAFPGVDETEVYSFLQAHSGS
- the aceA gene encoding isocitrate lyase, yielding MTAAFEPTQQTPEEQAAALELEWAANPRWEGVTRDYSASDVVRLRGRVTEEQTLARRGSEKLWKQLTEEHKTGGYTNALGALTGNQAVQQVKAGLRAIYLSGWQVAADANNSGHTYPDQSLYPANSVPTVVRRINNALLRADQIEFSEGIQTVEDWLVPIVADAEAGFGGPLNAYELMKSMIQAGAAGVHWEDQLASEKKCGHLGGKVLIPTQQHVRTLNAARLAADVAGTPTVVIARTDAEAATLITSDVDERDQEFITGERTAEGFYKVRNGIEPCIARAKAYAPYSDLIWMETGTPDLELARKFAESVKAEFPDQMLSYNCSPSFNWRKHLDDATIAKFQRELGAMGFTFQFITLAGFHALNYSMFDLAHGYAREGMSAYVELQEKEFASESRGYTATKHQREVGTGYFDTISTALNPNASTLALVGSTEEGQFH
- the aceB gene encoding malate synthase A, whose translation is MNSFTDSFTINGITLTAQPICRQDEVLTPDALSFIAKLHRATADRRQELLQARRTRRADIAAGADPRFLRETEHIRNNPSWRVAPPAPGLEDRRVEITGPVDKKMTINALNSGAKVWLADMEDSSTPTWRNVIKGQLNLTDALERRIDFTTEEGKEYKLRPAGDLPTIVVRPRGWHLPEKHMLIDGQPIAGGIVDFGLFFFHNARRLLAQGKGPYFYLPKIENHLEARLWNDIFILAQDLLGIPQGTIRATVLIETITAAFEMEEILYELRDHAAGLNAGRWDYIFSLIKNFRTRGPRFVLPDRGQVTMTQPFMRAYTEQLVRACHKRGAMAIGGMAAAVPNRKDPEANANALEKVRADKTREANDGFDGSWVAHPDLVPVCREVFDGVLGTKPNQLDRLREDVTPDDRALIDVAATTGTITEQGIRNNIEVGIRYIESWLRGNGAVAIHNLMEDAATAEISRSQLWQWIHARAITDQGEIVSHEWVEELLDEEFARLERFDGDRFEDARDIFEEVTLSREFPSFLTLPAYARYLTEAREKATVEELAAA